A single window of Zea mays cultivar B73 chromosome 10, Zm-B73-REFERENCE-NAM-5.0, whole genome shotgun sequence DNA harbors:
- the LOC100282376 gene encoding apospory-associated protein C: MAAPAPSGAASAAASPSPLMQLPSPFAELVKGPSGLEKVVLRGARNCCAEIYLYGGQVTSWKNDNGEDLLFLSSKAIFKPPKAIRGGIPICFPQFGSHGNLEQHGFARNRFWTIDNNPPPLPLNPAIKAFVDLILKPSEEDLKIWPHSFEFRLRVALGPSGDLSLTSRIRNNNPDGRPFSYTFAYHTYFSVSDISEVRVEGLETMDYLDNLKAKERFTEQGDAIVFESEVDKVYLAAPSKIAIIDHEKKRTFVVTKEGLPDAVVWNPWDKKAKAMQDFGDAEYKSMLCVEPASVERPITLKPGEEWKGRLVLSAVPSSYCSGQLDPLKVLQG, translated from the exons AtggccgcccctgccccctccgGCGCAGCTAGTGCCGCCGCCTCACCGTCCCCGCTGATGCAGCTGCCGTCGCCGTTCGCGGAGCTCGTCAAGGGCCCCTCCGGCCTCGAGAAGGTCGTGCTTCGCGGCGCTCGCAACTGCTGTGCCGAG ATTTATCTTTATGGAGGTCAAGTAACATCATGGAAGAATGACAATGGGGAAGACTTGCTTTTCCTCAGCAGCAAG GCTATTTTCAAACCTCCAAAAGCTATTCGTGGTGGTATACCAATCTGCTTTCCCCAA TTTGGATCACATGGAAATCTTGAACAACATGGATTCGCTAGGAACCGGTTTTGGACTATTGACAACAATCCACCTCCTTTACCATTAAACCCTGCTATTAAAGCTTTTGTTGatctgattctgaagccttctgaAGAGGATTTAAAGATCTGGCCCCACAG TTTTGAATTTCGTTTGAGAGTTGCTCTTGGACCTTCTGGAGATTTGAGTCTCACATCACGAATCAGGAACAACAACCCAGATGGAAGACCTTTCTCTTATACATTTGCATATCACACATACTTCTCTGTTTCTGACATAAG TGAGGTGCGTGTCGAAGGACTGGAAACTATGGACTACCTTGACAACTTAAAGGCAAAGGAACGTTTCACAGAGCAAGGCGATGCTATTGTTTTTGAATCAGAA GTTGACAAAGTTTACCTTGCTGCACCCTCCAAAATTGCTATCATTGATCATGAGAAGAAAAGAACATTTGTCGTGACAAAAGAAGGGCTTCCTGATGCTG TTGTTTGGAACCCTTGGGACAAGAAGGCAAAAGCAATGCAAGATTTTGGGGATGCAGAATACAAGAGCATGCTGTGTGTGGAGCCTGCATCTGTTGAGAGGCCTATTACTCTGAAACCTGGTGAAGAGTGGAAAGGAAGGCTTGTGCTCTCAGCTGTTCCCTCGAGTTACTGTAGTGGACAGTTAGATCCATTGAAGGTCCTTCAGGGCTGA